One Nicotiana sylvestris chromosome 12, ASM39365v2, whole genome shotgun sequence genomic window carries:
- the LOC138884045 gene encoding high mobility group B protein 6-like — MTSHQEELLVVSAKIILTSSTPNWILKEQKTAMELLEQYIKFQQGAIENEKKKKKKEKNPLKPKQPVSAFFVFTKEHRIALLTENKNVKEVAKITGEEWKNMTEKQKPPYEEMEQYLQEMEVYKKKKDEEAAEHLKEVEELMKLKKQEALQLLKKKEKTENLIKQKTKGNHQKKKQKQEKNVDPNKPKKSAGSVFLFSKEERKKLGRATWNQQFYHYCSHFSEMESKLRAELSKEEKQVWNNKAAEAMEAYKMEMELIII, encoded by the exons ATGACTAGCCATCAAGAAGAATTACTAGTCGTCTCTGCTAAAATTATTCTCACTTCTTCAACACCCAATTGGATTTTGAAA GAACAGAAAACAGCTATGGAATTGCTTGAACAATATATTAAATTCCAACAAGGAgcaattgaaaatgaaaaaaagaagaaaaa GAAAGAAAAGAACCCCTTGAAACCAAAACAACCAGTGTCAGCATTTTTCGTGTTTACAAAAGAGCATCGCATTGCTCTACTTACTGAGAACAAGAATGTGAAGGAG GTGGCAAAGATTACAGGCGAAGAATGGAAGAACATGACAGAGAAACAAAAGCCGCCTTATGAAGAG ATGGAGCAATATTTGCAAGAAATGGAAGTTTATAAGaagaaaaaagatgaagaagctGCTGAACATTTGAAGGAAGTGGAGGAACTGATGAAACTTAAGAAGCAAGAAGCACTTCAAttgctcaaaaagaaagaaaaaacagaaaatttaatCAAG CAGAAAACGAAAGGAAATCaccaaaagaagaaacaaaagcaAGAGAAAAATGTGGATCCTAACAAACCAAAGAAGTCTGCTGGATCAGTCTTTCTTTTCAGCAAAGAGGAAAGGAAGAAACTAGGAAGAGCGACCTGGAATCAACAATTCTACCATTACTGCTCTCATTTCTCTGAAATGGAAAGTAAGCTCCGTGCA GAATTGagtaaagaagaaaagcaagtgTGGAACAACAAAGCAGCTGAAGCAATGGAAGCATACAAAATGGAAATGGAACTAATTATCATCTAA